In one window of Sediminispirochaeta bajacaliforniensis DSM 16054 DNA:
- the modC gene encoding molybdenum ABC transporter ATP-binding protein, whose protein sequence is MSLSFDIELPRRNFLLQLKADFGDQTIGVFGPSGAGKTSLFSLLAGLERPSAGNIALNGKIITDTEKQIFLPPNKRKIGVVFQEKLLFPHLSIKENILFGERYVKEKRIRFDDVVELLELSPLLNSMPNGVSGGEQQRAAIARALLTSPEMLLLDEPFNAVDTNLRKTMLPYLRRLRDELKIPLLVISHDLPDIQRLTNMVYLIEQGRCVGFGEIINLINSGTAVTGEQGVVNTLNLIEPEKIDEGLFQCKIEGLDNGTVIRTPFAPAASFTMTIHPEEIALSITPVPNISIQNQLRGTVLNLIKKEHSHYCIIDAGVPLIAKITADSQKRLGITVGTELYCLFKAHSLML, encoded by the coding sequence ATGAGTCTCTCATTTGACATCGAACTACCGCGGAGAAATTTCCTCCTGCAGCTCAAGGCGGATTTCGGCGACCAAACCATAGGCGTTTTCGGTCCATCCGGAGCGGGGAAGACCTCACTTTTCAGCCTGCTTGCCGGGCTTGAACGGCCGAGTGCGGGAAATATCGCCCTTAACGGCAAGATAATAACCGATACCGAAAAGCAAATCTTCCTTCCTCCCAACAAGAGAAAGATCGGTGTCGTTTTTCAGGAAAAGCTGCTCTTTCCTCACCTAAGCATCAAAGAGAACATCCTCTTCGGAGAACGCTATGTGAAGGAAAAGCGTATCCGCTTCGACGACGTGGTGGAACTCCTAGAACTCTCCCCCCTCCTGAACTCCATGCCAAACGGAGTCTCCGGAGGCGAACAGCAACGCGCAGCCATTGCCAGGGCCCTTCTTACCTCACCCGAAATGCTGCTGCTCGACGAACCCTTCAATGCCGTCGACACAAATCTGAGAAAGACCATGCTTCCCTACCTCAGAAGGCTCAGGGACGAGCTGAAAATTCCACTCCTCGTCATCAGCCATGATCTGCCCGACATCCAGCGGCTGACCAATATGGTATACCTCATCGAACAGGGACGCTGCGTCGGCTTCGGCGAAATCATCAACCTCATCAACAGTGGCACCGCAGTCACCGGTGAACAGGGTGTCGTCAACACCCTCAACCTCATCGAACCGGAAAAGATCGACGAAGGCCTTTTTCAATGCAAGATCGAAGGGCTCGACAACGGCACCGTCATACGAACCCCTTTCGCTCCCGCAGCCTCCTTTACCATGACCATCCATCCCGAGGAGATTGCCCTCTCCATCACCCCCGTTCCAAACATCTCCATCCAAAACCAGCTCAGGGGAACGGTCCTCAACCTCATCAAGAAAGAACACTCACACTACTGCATCATCGATGCCGGAGTTCCCCTGATTGCAAAAATCACCGCCGACTCTCAAAAACGTCTGGGCATAACGGTTGGTACCGAGCTCTATTGCCTCTTCAAGGCCCACTCGCTCATGCTCTGA